Proteins encoded within one genomic window of Synechococcales cyanobacterium T60_A2020_003:
- a CDS encoding protease inhibitor I42 family protein has product MSEITLTQADNGRTIDIWVGDRLDVNLRENPTTGFQWGIDQNNDEVLRVEGAEYISPTTSPIGGAGQRTFTFIGQQSGTAELRLKLWREWQGESSVVERFTVTIQVHD; this is encoded by the coding sequence ATGAGTGAAATCACACTGACTCAGGCCGATAACGGCAGGACGATTGATATATGGGTGGGCGATCGCCTTGATGTCAATCTCAGAGAGAACCCGACCACAGGCTTTCAATGGGGCATCGACCAGAATAATGACGAGGTGCTTAGGGTAGAGGGTGCTGAATATATATCACCGACGACTTCACCGATAGGAGGTGCGGGTCAGCGTACCTTTACCTTTATAGGGCAGCAGAGCGGTACCGCCGAACTCCGTCTCAAACTCTGGCGTGAGTGGCAAGGGGAGTCGTCGGTGGTTGAACGATTTACGGTCACGATCCAAGTCCATGATTAG
- a CDS encoding efflux RND transporter periplasmic adaptor subunit: protein MDTMPLPFVGKGRKPNPWIIGLVAAGLVGTTSVVLLQARKPTTTAEQIAELTIPVEASPLTVRIRASGTVQPVRTVNVSPATSDIVQELFVEQGDRVEKGQVIARMKSESTQAEVAQAQARVAQVQAQLDERLAGNRPQDIAQGQARVEQAQATVVQAESRLNLANERVDRNRFLQDQGAVSQDTLDEALNEAATARASLEQSQAALREAQRALDLLESGSRTEQIASARAQLQEAIANLDAANSRLEDTYVRAPFSGVVTQRYATEGAFVAPTTSASTASSATSSAIIALAEGLEVLAEVPEVDISQIKPGQKVEIIADAYPDEVFEGRVRLIAPEAVVEQNVTSFQVRIELLTGLDKLRSQMNVDVEFIGDQLENALVVPTVAIVTQNGETGVLVPDQENQIRFQPVTLGPAVGNETQVLDGVKEGDRIFIDLPPGQSLENLNFGRRPPSNEDGQ from the coding sequence ATGGACACTATGCCATTACCGTTTGTGGGTAAAGGCCGGAAACCTAACCCCTGGATTATCGGACTCGTTGCAGCGGGACTGGTGGGCACGACATCGGTGGTGCTGCTTCAGGCGCGCAAGCCAACGACAACCGCTGAGCAGATTGCCGAACTGACGATTCCCGTAGAGGCCAGTCCCCTGACGGTGCGAATTCGAGCCAGCGGCACGGTACAGCCCGTGCGAACGGTGAATGTGAGTCCGGCAACGTCTGATATTGTGCAGGAACTCTTTGTAGAACAGGGCGATCGCGTCGAGAAAGGTCAGGTGATTGCCCGCATGAAAAGTGAAAGCACCCAGGCGGAAGTCGCCCAAGCCCAGGCACGGGTTGCCCAGGTTCAAGCCCAACTCGATGAACGACTGGCGGGAAACCGTCCCCAGGATATCGCCCAGGGACAGGCACGGGTGGAGCAAGCCCAAGCCACCGTTGTCCAGGCCGAGTCTCGCTTAAACCTGGCGAATGAACGGGTGGATCGCAACCGCTTTTTGCAAGATCAGGGTGCCGTTTCCCAAGACACCCTGGATGAAGCCCTGAACGAAGCGGCCACAGCACGGGCGAGTTTAGAGCAAAGTCAGGCGGCGTTACGGGAGGCTCAGCGGGCGTTAGATCTGCTGGAAAGCGGCAGCCGAACTGAACAAATTGCTAGTGCACGGGCACAGCTCCAAGAGGCGATCGCCAACCTTGATGCAGCCAATTCTCGTCTTGAGGATACCTACGTGCGTGCGCCGTTTAGCGGGGTGGTGACGCAGCGTTACGCCACGGAAGGCGCGTTTGTGGCCCCCACGACCTCGGCATCCACGGCATCCTCAGCGACATCCTCGGCGATCATTGCCCTCGCGGAAGGTCTGGAGGTTCTAGCAGAAGTGCCCGAAGTGGACATTAGCCAGATTAAACCGGGACAGAAGGTAGAAATCATCGCCGATGCCTATCCTGACGAGGTCTTTGAAGGACGGGTGCGGCTGATTGCCCCGGAAGCGGTGGTGGAACAGAATGTCACCTCGTTTCAGGTGCGGATCGAACTCCTTACCGGGCTGGATAAGCTGCGATCGCAAATGAATGTAGACGTAGAGTTCATCGGCGACCAGCTCGAAAATGCGCTGGTTGTACCGACGGTGGCGATCGTCACCCAGAATGGCGAAACGGGCGTGCTGGTTCCCGATCAGGAGAACCAGATTCGCTTCCAACCGGTAACGCTGGGGCCTGCGGTGGGCAACGAAACCCAAGTGCTGGATGGCGTTAAAGAAGGCGATCGCATTTTTATCGACCTGCCACCAGGACAAAGTTTGGAAAATCTCAACTTTGGGCGTCGTCCGCCTAGCAATGAGGATGGTCAATAA
- a CDS encoding MarR family transcriptional regulator has translation MHFVEEMGLMFELMGMPRMAGRIFGWLLISDPPQQSSSDLADGLQASKGSISSMTRLLIQIGLIERVGIPGDRRDYFQIKPHAWGQLMEQQISQVKMFRQLAERGLQLVQDEPPPLQDRLKEMHSIYTFWEQELPQMYDRWEQQQSSVL, from the coding sequence ATGCATTTTGTCGAAGAAATGGGGCTGATGTTTGAACTGATGGGTATGCCTCGGATGGCGGGGCGGATTTTTGGTTGGCTGCTCATTTCCGATCCGCCCCAGCAGTCCAGTAGCGACCTCGCCGACGGATTGCAAGCCAGCAAAGGGTCGATTAGCAGCATGACCCGCCTACTCATTCAGATTGGCCTGATCGAACGGGTGGGCATTCCGGGCGATCGCCGTGATTATTTTCAAATTAAGCCCCACGCCTGGGGGCAGCTCATGGAGCAGCAAATCTCGCAAGTCAAGATGTTTCGACAGTTGGCTGAACGGGGATTGCAACTTGTGCAGGATGAGCCGCCTCCTCTTCAAGACCGCTTGAAGGAGATGCACAGCATCTACACCTTTTGGGAGCAGGAGCTTCCCCAAATGTACGATCGCTGGGAGCAGCAGCAATCGTCTGTGCTCTGA